DNA from Candidatus Saccharimonadales bacterium:
CGCTCTGACGAGCTCGAGCATGAGCTCCGCGCAAAAGGTAAAGACGATTTTGCGGATCAAATTAAAGAAATTGCTGAACTAGCTAACTTTGTTTATGTTCGTCAAAAAGGAACTCCAAAAGGTACGGCCCGACCCGTTTTAAACGCTAAACACTTAATAGGCGCAGATGAACCGTTTTTTGCCGTTTACGCCGATGACTTTTTTAGATCGAAAACTCCTGAACCGGTTCAGCTTCTAGAGGTTTTTAAAAAAACCGGAAGGCCGGTCGTTTCGTTTGGAAAAGTCGAGCCGGCTGAGGTAAAGCGCTACGGAATCGCCGAAGTTGCCGAATATATTGACGATAACTCGTTCCGCCTAAAGCGCTTGGTTGAAAAACCAGATCCGAAAGCTAGCCCGTCTAATTTGGCGGTAGCGGGTTGCAGTATTTTGACTCCAGATATTTTTCCGATTTTAGCTAAAGAACAAACCGGTGTTGGCGGTGAGATAATTTTAACTGAGGCAGTAGGCGAGCTTGCTGAAACTACGCATGTCTATGGTTGCGTTACCGAAGGCATTTGGCACGACGCCGGTGATAAGTCTCGCTATTTGCAGGCAATTGTCGATTATGCCTTAGTGGATCCAAAACTAGCGCCGGAATTCCGTAGCTATTTAACTAAGCGATTAAAGCAAGAACCGAAGCAATAATGCTATACTAAATGTAACTAAGGGGGAATTATGACAGCAGAGGAAATACTAGTAATAATTTTGTCGATTACACTAGCTGTATTTTTGGTGTTATCAATTATCCTTGTGTCGCTTATGATTGCAGTTGCGCGCAAAGTCAACGATATTGTTGATTCTGCCGAAGAAACTGTTGGACAAGTACAAGGAATTGTTACTAACATTCAAAATACAACCGTGCCAGCTTTAATTAGCACGCTTCTAGCCGAATGGCTGGGCAGAATGGCCGAAAAATCTAAAAAATCAAAGGAGGATTAGTTGTGGCACACAAAAAAGGACATTTTAAAGTTGGTTTGTTGATCGGCGCAATTGCTGGTTTGGTGGCTGGTTTATTGACCGCTCCAAAAAGTGGAAAAGACACCCGTGACGATATTAAAAACAAAGCTACTGACGTGAAAGATGATCTACACAGTAAATTTAAAGATATGCGCGGTAAGGGCGAAGATTTTGCGGATGACGCTTCTGATAAACTTGATGACGCGCGCGGCCAAGCAGAAGAATTTGCTAAAGATGCAAAAAAGAAAGCTAGCGATGTAGCAGATGACCTTAAAGACAGGACAGACATGGCGGCCGACAAAACTAAAGACGCAATCGATGAAGCTAAAAAGCGAATAGCCAAAAAATAAGCATGGAAAAGAAAACAAAAACCGATAAGCCCGCTAGTAATCACAGTGTTGGTGTAAATGATGTTTTTGAAGAGTTCTTTCAGGATTATGAGCGCCGTCGCTGGAGTATCTATAGACTAAACTTTGTTCGTGGAATATTTTTTGGTCTAGGAACATTCATCGGCGGTACATTGGTCATTGCTGGAATGTTCTGGTTCTTATCTTTATTCGAGAGCGTTCCGTATATATCGGACGTGATTAAAAATATTCAAACGTCAATTGAAGACGCACGCAAATAGTTAGGGAGATTTTGAGGTGTCAGAGCAAACGCCTGTTTTAGAGGCGAAAGATTTTGTGCATTTACATAACCACACGCACTACAGCGTGCTGGATGGTTTGCAAAAAGTTCCAGAAATGCTCGACCGAGTTAAGGACCTAGGTATGGAGGCTGTAGCGATTACAGACCACGGTGTCTTAAGTGGTGCGATTGAATTTTATAAAGAGGCGACTGCGCGAGGCATTAAACCGATTATCGGTATAGAAACATATGTTGCAGCCCGAAAACTCACCGACAAAGACCCCGTAAAAGATAAAGCTCGCTATCACCTAATTTTACTAGCCATGAATAATAAAGGCTACGAAAACCTAATGCGCATGGCGACTACTGCGAGCTTGGACGGGTATTATTACAAACCGCGTATTGATCATGATTTACTCGAAAAATATAACGAAGGCATAATTTGCTTGTCTGCTTGTGCCGGTAGCGAATTAGGCGAAAACTTACGCGCCGATCAAGATGAAAAAGCCTACGAAATTGCCAAATGGTACAAGAACTTATTTGGTGATCGCTACTATATTGAGGTTCAGGACCATGGCCATCCCGATCACCCAATGAAGTGGGATGAGCAGGTAAAACTTAACCAAAAGCTTTTCAAGCTAGCAGCTGATCTTGGAATTAAAACAGTTTTAACCAGCGACGCGCACTATGCTGCCCCCGCCGACAAGGATGCTCACGAAATTCTGCTTTGCGTGCAAACTGGTGCGTTTTTGAGCGACCAGGATAGGTTTAGCTTAAAAGATTTTGATCTGTTTGTTGAAGATCCAAAAAGCGCAATTGCTCGTTGGGGCGCTGATCATGCAAGTAGTATTAGGACTTCTAAAGAAATCGCAGATCGCTGCGAGATTAAGTTTGAGTTTGATAAAATCTTAATCCCAGAGTTCCCCGTGCCAGAGGGACAGACCGAAAAGACTTTTTTGGACGATTTAGTACATCGTGGCCTAGTAGATCGCTACACCAACATGAGCCGCGAAGACGCGTTTAAAATGACAATTGAACAAGCACGAAAAATTATTCCACCGCACGTGTTGGAACGCACGGACTTTGAGCTGGGCGTTATCGACGGCATGGGCTTTAACGGATATATGCTGATCGTGCAGGATTTTATCAACTGGGGTAAGGACCAAGGGATTATCTTTGGGCCGGGGCGTGGTAGTGCTGCCGGTTCGATTATTGCTTACGCGCTGCGTATAACGGATCTCGATCCTCTAAAATATGGCTTGCTGTTTGAGCGCTTCTTGAATCCTGATCGTATCAGTATGCCCGATATCGACGTTGACATTCAAGATAACCGACGTGACGAAGTGATCGAATATTGTTCTAACAAGTACGGCAAAGACCGCGTGAGTAATATTGTTACATTCGGTAAAATGGCGGCGCGTGCGGCAGTGCGCGACGTGGCACGTGTTTTGCAGGTTCCATACGCCGAGGCCGATAAACTGGCAAAAATGATCCCCGCACCTGTTCAGGGTAGGCATATTCCTCTTAAAGTTTCGATCGAAAAGGACCAAGATTTAAAGGCCGAATACGAAAACAACCAAACCGCAAAACGCGTGATCGACCTTGCGAGCCGGCTTGAAGGTACGATTCGTAGCCACGGTGTCCACGCATGTGGTGTGGTAATTGCGCCGGGCGAGCTCGTGCAATATATTCCGCTCGAGATGGCACAAAAAGGCGTCGTCGCTACCCAGTTCCCAATGGGTCAGATCGAAGAACTTGGGCTTTTAAAGATGGACTTTTTGGGTCTGAGCAACTTAACGGTTATTAAAAACGCTTTGAGAATTATTAAAAAGATCGAGGATGTGGATATTGATTTGGGTAAAATCCCACTTGATGATCTAAAAACTTTCGAGCTGTTAGCGCGTGGTGACACAACGGGAGTGTTTCAGTTTGAATCCGCCGGTATGAAGCGCTATTTACGTGACTTAAAGCCCAACGAGTTTGACGACGTTATCGCTATGGGCGCACTGTATCGCCCGGGTCCGCTTAGTGCTGGGCTGACGGATAGCTTTATTAAGCGCAAAAATGGACTCGAAAAGGTGAGTTTCGCGCATCCGCTCATGGAGGGCGCACTTAAAAACACCTTCGGAGTGCTAGTTTACCAAGAGCAAGTGATGCAGATCTCGCGCGATGTTTGTGGTTTTACCGGTGGTGAAGCCGACACTTTGCGTAAGGCAATTGGTAAAAAGAAGCTAGATGTGATGGAAAAAATGCAAGTCAAGTTTATCGAGGGCGCAGTTAAAAATGGCGTGCCACAAGCTGTGATTGAAAAATTCTGGAAGGATCTTTTAGGCTTTGCCGACTATTGTTTTAATAAGTCGCACTCAGCATGCTACGGGTTAATTAGCTACTGGACGGCTTACTTAAAAGCGCACTTCCCGGGACCATTTATGGCGGCCTTAATGACCAGCGATCAAGATGACACTGATCGTTTAGCAATTGAAATTGCCGAATGTCGGCGTGCAGATTTGCAAGTTTTAACTCCAGATATTAACCAATCTTTTGCCGAATTTGGAACCGTGCCAGGCACGAATCAGATTCGTTTTGGTTTGAATGCTGTTAAAAATGTTGGCACAAATGCCGTCGAAGAAATTTTGCGTGCGCGTGAAGAGGGTAAGTTTAAGTCGATTGAGGACTTTTTGAAGCGAGTTAACGTTAGGATAGTGAATCGTAAAAATCTTGAAAGTTTAGTAAAAGCTGGCGCGTTTGATAGTTTGGCGGATCGAACTGATTTGCTTTATAACATGGATACGATCTTGGCTTTTGCGCACAAAATTCAAAAAGAGGCCGCCAGTGGTCAGGCGGATCTGTTCGGGAGTTTGCTAGACGAAATGATTCCAGCATTAAAACTTGATCCGGCGCCGACCAGAACCAGTGATCGCGAGATGCTTTTATGGGAACGTGAGCTGCTAGGGTTGTACTTAAGCGCACATCCGTTGGATAAGTACGATGCATACTTCAGCGAGCAGACTATGCCTATATCGAATTTGGCCAAAGAAATGGACGGAAAGACTGCGATGGTTGGCGGAGTTATTAATGACTCTCGCGTTATTAACACAAAAAGTGGCAGTAAAATGGCTTTCGTAAAACTCGAAGACAAAGCCGGCGAGATGGAGATCATAGTATTCCCTAAGCTTTATGAGGAAATTTCCGAAAAGCTCGTCCAGGACGCTGTGGTTAAAGTGAAAGGTAAAATCAACGCCAAGGACCGCGATGGCAATCCGACTGATGACGTAAAAATTATCGCCGAGGAAATAATTTTTGTAACCGACGACGAGCTCGATAACTACAAATCAACTGGCCGCAATATGCGATTACCGCAGACAAAGCGTTTGAATCTTGAGCCGAAATCTAAAAAAAAGCTTGAACTTTATACGTATGTCCCAGTCGAAGAGAAAAAGCCGCGCTTGTTTGTACACGTAAAAGATCCGTCGAATAATGAGGCGCTAGTTAAAGTTAAGCAAGTTTTTAACGAATGGCCAGGATCGCATGAAGTGGTTTTGGTTTTGGGTGAAGATAAAAAATCAGCGATAAAAATGCCTTTTAAAGTTGACCCGCAAGAAGATCTGATGGAAAGTTTGAGTGAGCTGCTGGGTACGGAGTGTGTCGCGGTTAAGTAATAAATTTGACTATTGCGCTCAAAACTGTTAGTTTAATCATTGCCCAAAGAAGTACTCACGAAGGAGGTGGCCAATGGCCGCCAGAATCCTGCGGATGCAGGGCGTTCACTCCGACGACCGTCGGACGATCTCGGAGGTCGACGTACCGACCGAGACCGGCTTCGGCATCGGTCGCATGACGCTGCTCGAGATCAACGCTCCGGTCGACGGTAAGCCGGTGACGCTGGGAGACCACTACCACATGGAGGACCGTGAGCGGTTCCTGCTGACGCGTGGTCGTGGTGTTCTGACCAGCTGCCACGTGAGCCCGGTCGGCCAGCTGGTCGGCCCGCTCAAGGTGGACTCGGTTCAGGCCGGCGACGTGATCGTGATTGAGCCCTTCGTGGCCCACACGTTCGTGTTCGACGGGCCGGCCACACTGGTCTGCGTCTCGTCGATGACCTTCGACCCGAAGGACACTGAGGTCCGCAAGCTGATGCTCCCGCCGGCCAGTGCTCGCATGATGCACTACCTGCGCGAGCTCGCGCTCACCGAGCGCATCACGCCGTGGGACGTGGCCTACTACAGCTTCCACGGGGAGCTGCAGGTCACGGTCAACGCGGCGGGCACGCTGGTGGTCAGCGACAACAGCGGCGAGGGAGCCGTGACGCTCAACTTCAACGAGGGCAACCTCGAGGAAGTTCTGGCTAAGGTCGCCGAGATCGTGCGGGTCCCGTCTGTGAACTGAACGACAACTTCATAGGGCAGGCCTGGTACTCACGCAGTACCGGGCCTCGCTCAGAGCTTATCTAATAAATCCGGCTGAACCAGCCAAAACGAGCCCAACAATTACCGCAATTACCGCTAAATCAATAAGTGGATGTACCAAAATAAAGTGCGTGCTGTGCCGCCAACCTGCCACAATTAATTTTCGGTGCGTTATAGCAAAGCCAATTACGGCGGCAGTAATCACCCCAAGACTCGCGTAAACTGCCCAACTTGCATTACCACTCAGCAAGTTTTGCAAATTAGTAACTCTTGTGGGGGCGGCTACGGTAACTTTGGGTTCTTCGGTCTTGTCTTCGTTTACAACCTCGGGAGCGGGTGTGGTGGTTGGTTCGGCCGCGGACTCCACTGGGACCGGCGCGGGCTCCGCCTCGGGTGCTGTGGCTTGGGCTTGTGCGACAACTGGTGCTGGTGTTGGCTCCGGAGTAGGGGCCGGTGGCGCTGCTTGAGTGCCGTAAAAGGCTGCTACTACAGTGTACTGGCCGCTTTGATAGTTTGATCCATTGGTTATTCCAAAACCCATTTCTTTATAATCGCCTAAAATGTTGGCTTTGTGACCGGGGCTGTTCATCCAGGCGTCTACCATTTCAGCGCTGTCAGCAAAACCATAAGCTAGGTTCTCGCCTGCATGAATGTAGTTGTATCCTGCGGTGTCAAAAAAGTACCAGGGCTCAGTGCCATCTGGTGCGGTGTGAGCCCAGTAGTTATTTGCAACCATGTGGTTAGCTTTAGCCTGCGCTCCATTGTTGAGCTGGCTATTTACACTTAAAGGTGCTAGACCATTTTCGGCTCTTTTTTGATTGGTCAAATTGGCTAGCTCACCAATACTTACGCTAACAGCATAGGCTAAAACGTTGCCCGGTGTTGTTTGTGCTAACCATGTAAATTGAATAGCTATCAGCGCAGCTGCCATTCCAAAGAATATGGTCATTCTGTGGCGATGCATTTTTTTGACTGTTTGTTTATGCGCGGATTTTGATTTAGGCATTTTAAACAATTTTACCTTGGCCTGGTCAGTTCGTACAGAGCGATTCCAGTGGCGACGCTAACGTTAAATGATTCTTTCTTTCCTTGCATTGGTATTTCGGTGATCATATCGCACATCTTTATAAGGTCGTCGGAAATACCATTAACTTCTTCGCCTAGCAGTAGAGCGGTTTTTTGAGTAGGTCTGATATTGGGTAATAAGATCGAATCTTTGTTTTGCTCAAGTGCTAAAATTGTGAAACCATTGTCTCGCAAGTTTTTTATAAGGGTAAAAATATCATCCGCAAACTCGCTCGGCATAGTTACTTCGGCGCCAAGCGCGGTTTTATGAATCTGACTTGTGATTTTTTGTCTGATGTGCGGCAGACGGGGATCATCGCGTTGTTCGGGGTAGGGGGTGTATCCACTAAAATAGACTTTCCGCACACCAAAGCCGTCAGCAGTTCGCAGGATCGACCCTACGTTATAAGTGCTACGAATATTATGCGCGATTAAAACAAGTTGCATACTTATAAAATACTTCACGCGCGCCCATTCCCCAAATCGCAAAACATTTGTACAATAGTGCTTATGGCAGCCGATGATCAGGCTAAATTTAGAGCTGAGGACGAATTTAATACTCAACGCAGGGCGGGCTTACTTGG
Protein-coding regions in this window:
- a CDS encoding UTP--glucose-1-phosphate uridylyltransferase, encoding MRLPTKAVIAAAGLGTRFLPQTKAMPKEMLPIVDKPVIQIIVEQLVEAGVTDVIIVTGSTKRAVEDHFDRSDELEHELRAKGKDDFADQIKEIAELANFVYVRQKGTPKGTARPVLNAKHLIGADEPFFAVYADDFFRSKTPEPVQLLEVFKKTGRPVVSFGKVEPAEVKRYGIAEVAEYIDDNSFRLKRLVEKPDPKASPSNLAVAGCSILTPDIFPILAKEQTGVGGEIILTEAVGELAETTHVYGCVTEGIWHDAGDKSRYLQAIVDYALVDPKLAPEFRSYLTKRLKQEPKQ
- a CDS encoding YtxH domain-containing protein, coding for MAHKKGHFKVGLLIGAIAGLVAGLLTAPKSGKDTRDDIKNKATDVKDDLHSKFKDMRGKGEDFADDASDKLDDARGQAEEFAKDAKKKASDVADDLKDRTDMAADKTKDAIDEAKKRIAKK
- a CDS encoding DUF5665 domain-containing protein yields the protein MEKKTKTDKPASNHSVGVNDVFEEFFQDYERRRWSIYRLNFVRGIFFGLGTFIGGTLVIAGMFWFLSLFESVPYISDVIKNIQTSIEDARK
- the dnaE gene encoding DNA polymerase III subunit alpha; protein product: MSEQTPVLEAKDFVHLHNHTHYSVLDGLQKVPEMLDRVKDLGMEAVAITDHGVLSGAIEFYKEATARGIKPIIGIETYVAARKLTDKDPVKDKARYHLILLAMNNKGYENLMRMATTASLDGYYYKPRIDHDLLEKYNEGIICLSACAGSELGENLRADQDEKAYEIAKWYKNLFGDRYYIEVQDHGHPDHPMKWDEQVKLNQKLFKLAADLGIKTVLTSDAHYAAPADKDAHEILLCVQTGAFLSDQDRFSLKDFDLFVEDPKSAIARWGADHASSIRTSKEIADRCEIKFEFDKILIPEFPVPEGQTEKTFLDDLVHRGLVDRYTNMSREDAFKMTIEQARKIIPPHVLERTDFELGVIDGMGFNGYMLIVQDFINWGKDQGIIFGPGRGSAAGSIIAYALRITDLDPLKYGLLFERFLNPDRISMPDIDVDIQDNRRDEVIEYCSNKYGKDRVSNIVTFGKMAARAAVRDVARVLQVPYAEADKLAKMIPAPVQGRHIPLKVSIEKDQDLKAEYENNQTAKRVIDLASRLEGTIRSHGVHACGVVIAPGELVQYIPLEMAQKGVVATQFPMGQIEELGLLKMDFLGLSNLTVIKNALRIIKKIEDVDIDLGKIPLDDLKTFELLARGDTTGVFQFESAGMKRYLRDLKPNEFDDVIAMGALYRPGPLSAGLTDSFIKRKNGLEKVSFAHPLMEGALKNTFGVLVYQEQVMQISRDVCGFTGGEADTLRKAIGKKKLDVMEKMQVKFIEGAVKNGVPQAVIEKFWKDLLGFADYCFNKSHSACYGLISYWTAYLKAHFPGPFMAALMTSDQDDTDRLAIEIAECRRADLQVLTPDINQSFAEFGTVPGTNQIRFGLNAVKNVGTNAVEEILRAREEGKFKSIEDFLKRVNVRIVNRKNLESLVKAGAFDSLADRTDLLYNMDTILAFAHKIQKEAASGQADLFGSLLDEMIPALKLDPAPTRTSDREMLLWERELLGLYLSAHPLDKYDAYFSEQTMPISNLAKEMDGKTAMVGGVINDSRVINTKSGSKMAFVKLEDKAGEMEIIVFPKLYEEISEKLVQDAVVKVKGKINAKDRDGNPTDDVKIIAEEIIFVTDDELDNYKSTGRNMRLPQTKRLNLEPKSKKKLELYTYVPVEEKKPRLFVHVKDPSNNEALVKVKQVFNEWPGSHEVVLVLGEDKKSAIKMPFKVDPQEDLMESLSELLGTECVAVK
- a CDS encoding CAP domain-containing protein; this encodes MPKSKSAHKQTVKKMHRHRMTIFFGMAAALIAIQFTWLAQTTPGNVLAYAVSVSIGELANLTNQKRAENGLAPLSVNSQLNNGAQAKANHMVANNYWAHTAPDGTEPWYFFDTAGYNYIHAGENLAYGFADSAEMVDAWMNSPGHKANILGDYKEMGFGITNGSNYQSGQYTVVAAFYGTQAAPPAPTPEPTPAPVVAQAQATAPEAEPAPVPVESAAEPTTTPAPEVVNEDKTEEPKVTVAAPTRVTNLQNLLSGNASWAVYASLGVITAAVIGFAITHRKLIVAGWRHSTHFILVHPLIDLAVIAVIVGLVLAGSAGFIR
- a CDS encoding TrmH family RNA methyltransferase — translated: MQLVLIAHNIRSTYNVGSILRTADGFGVRKVYFSGYTPYPEQRDDPRLPHIRQKITSQIHKTALGAEVTMPSEFADDIFTLIKNLRDNGFTILALEQNKDSILLPNIRPTQKTALLLGEEVNGISDDLIKMCDMITEIPMQGKKESFNVSVATGIALYELTRPR